The Sporomusa termitida genome has a window encoding:
- a CDS encoding MFS transporter: MSGKTSKYRWFVLALLFILYTVANADRANIGFALPYLRKEFAMSNTEAGAIISLFFIGYAALQIPSGFLVKKFGARKMFTLGMLLTSVFTGMVGMANSVFALKALRMGVGVAEAPVAIACTATINSWFPAKEKGTASGIFLAGSKLGPLIVPPLCAWIISVWGWREIFYFFMIPGMLLAIVWFFLVADKPAESRFVSAAEAQYIANETTDATVKQNQGNKREYKLWWLDKIVRAKKVEPLVSSAQVFRSWDIFGAACGYFFMVGIVSVLMSWLPTYLVTVKQFAIMKTAFVSAAPFAGTVVGNFFGGWVSDNVLNKRRKPLMMITALSTTIMMYSLINAPADPYALAFLLFITGVLLALGYSAFMVYPMGRTNKETYPVAFGIVNTGGQLGGAGAPLFVGMILDKFNWDAVFLSLAIGSLICLAVVATIVEPVEDPLERA; this comes from the coding sequence ATGAGTGGTAAGACAAGTAAATATCGTTGGTTTGTATTGGCGTTGCTTTTCATTCTCTATACGGTGGCTAATGCCGACCGGGCAAATATTGGTTTTGCACTGCCTTATCTCCGGAAAGAATTTGCAATGTCGAATACGGAAGCCGGAGCCATCATCAGTTTGTTTTTTATTGGGTACGCGGCTTTGCAAATTCCGTCAGGTTTTCTCGTCAAGAAGTTTGGGGCCAGAAAGATGTTTACCCTGGGCATGCTTCTGACATCAGTATTTACAGGGATGGTTGGTATGGCGAATTCTGTATTTGCCCTTAAGGCCCTGCGGATGGGGGTTGGCGTTGCCGAAGCGCCGGTTGCCATTGCTTGTACGGCGACAATCAACAGTTGGTTTCCGGCTAAAGAGAAAGGCACGGCTTCCGGCATTTTTCTGGCCGGTTCCAAACTCGGGCCCCTGATTGTTCCGCCGCTGTGCGCCTGGATTATCTCGGTCTGGGGCTGGCGGGAGATTTTCTACTTCTTTATGATCCCGGGAATGCTGCTGGCGATTGTCTGGTTCTTTCTGGTCGCTGACAAACCAGCTGAGAGCCGGTTTGTCTCGGCGGCGGAAGCTCAGTATATTGCCAATGAGACTACTGATGCGACTGTAAAGCAAAACCAAGGGAACAAACGGGAATACAAACTCTGGTGGTTGGATAAAATCGTCCGCGCTAAAAAGGTCGAGCCCCTTGTCAGCTCGGCCCAGGTCTTCCGGTCCTGGGATATTTTTGGGGCTGCTTGCGGTTATTTCTTTATGGTTGGTATTGTCAGTGTACTGATGTCCTGGCTGCCGACCTATCTCGTAACAGTCAAACAATTTGCGATTATGAAAACAGCTTTTGTTTCGGCCGCGCCTTTTGCCGGGACGGTTGTCGGCAATTTCTTCGGCGGCTGGGTGTCGGACAATGTTTTAAATAAGCGCCGTAAACCGCTCATGATGATTACCGCCCTGTCAACAACGATTATGATGTATTCGCTGATTAATGCACCGGCTGACCCTTATGCCCTGGCTTTTCTGTTGTTTATTACCGGTGTTCTGCTTGCCTTGGGGTATTCGGCGTTTATGGTGTATCCAATGGGCCGTACCAATAAAGAAACCTATCCGGTTGCTTTCGGTATTGTCAATACCGGCGGTCAGCTTGGCGGTGCCGGTGCCCCGCTGTTTGTGGGGATGATCCTGGACAAGTTCAACTGGGATGCGGTGTTTTTGTCTTTGGCCATTGGTTCATTGATCTGCCTGGCTGTTGTGGCCACAATTGTTGAACCTGTGGAAGACCCGTTAGAACGGGCTTAA
- a CDS encoding CaiB/BaiF CoA transferase family protein: protein MLENSTMPGALQGITVLDLTRVLAGPFSTMMLADMGANVIKIEEPKKGDDTRHFGPFRNGESIYYITNNRNKKGISLNLKDPKAKEMFKEMVKKADVVTENYRPGTMEKLGLGYDVLKELNPRIIYGCISGFGHYGRYKDRPGYDIIAQAMSGLMSTTGWPDSPPTRTGTATGDVLGGLYMTIGILAALQGRHITGLGQKVDVALVDSAIAAMGNVNMLYLADGSIPKRIGNRYESTYPYDSFECKDGSCVIGAANDKFWQILCSLMEKPAIAELPEYLRIRDRIQNHVAVKREIEEWSRTKTASEVVDACLGAGIPAAPVYDVAQVVADPHISQDREMFVDQEHPIAGKVTVTGSPFKLSGTPATVRTPSPALGQDNLAVYQELLGLDEQQLAELKAAGVI from the coding sequence ATGTTGGAAAATTCAACTATGCCAGGAGCTTTACAAGGAATTACAGTACTTGACCTAACACGGGTTTTGGCAGGCCCTTTCAGTACGATGATGTTGGCCGATATGGGGGCCAATGTCATCAAAATCGAGGAACCGAAAAAGGGAGATGACACCCGCCATTTCGGACCGTTCAGAAATGGTGAAAGTATTTACTATATTACCAATAACCGCAACAAAAAAGGCATTTCTCTGAACCTGAAGGACCCTAAGGCCAAAGAGATGTTCAAAGAAATGGTTAAAAAAGCCGATGTCGTTACAGAAAACTATCGTCCGGGGACAATGGAAAAACTGGGACTTGGTTATGACGTGCTGAAGGAGCTTAACCCCAGAATTATTTATGGCTGCATCTCCGGCTTTGGCCATTATGGCCGCTATAAAGACCGGCCCGGCTATGATATTATCGCCCAGGCCATGAGCGGGCTGATGAGCACCACCGGCTGGCCTGACTCACCTCCCACCCGGACCGGTACGGCCACCGGCGATGTATTAGGCGGGCTGTATATGACAATTGGCATACTGGCGGCTTTGCAGGGCCGGCATATAACCGGTCTGGGCCAGAAAGTCGATGTGGCGCTGGTAGACTCGGCCATTGCCGCTATGGGCAATGTTAATATGCTGTATCTGGCTGACGGCAGCATTCCCAAGCGCATCGGCAACCGCTATGAATCAACTTATCCGTATGATTCCTTTGAGTGCAAAGACGGCAGTTGTGTGATCGGGGCGGCTAATGATAAATTCTGGCAGATACTGTGCAGCCTGATGGAGAAACCGGCCATCGCGGAATTACCTGAGTACCTTCGCATCCGCGACCGGATACAAAATCATGTTGCGGTAAAACGGGAGATTGAGGAGTGGTCCAGGACCAAAACCGCCAGCGAGGTTGTTGACGCCTGCCTGGGCGCAGGCATACCGGCCGCCCCGGTGTATGATGTGGCTCAGGTCGTGGCTGATCCCCATATTTCCCAGGACCGGGAGATGTTTGTTGACCAGGAGCATCCCATTGCCGGCAAAGTGACGGTTACCGGCAGCCCGTTTAAACTGTCAGGCACCCCGGCTACTGTCAGAACCCCCTCGCCGGCGCTGGGGCAGGATAACCTTGCCGTCTACCAGGAATTAT
- a CDS encoding methyl-accepting chemotaxis protein encodes MQPNTKEDILASVLRTYPIFLQTLPYNIGVTITDREKYLAFVPPENLNLQIPVGQPIREGSLVDRAMKEQRKIFMKVDKSARGLPYIGCANPIIDNGGEVVGAYAISLPVDKYEKTREMSTELHRQMRCIAATCENVAAQAEEIAAVIKTLLQIVQGSQTYAKNTGDLLFSLKEIVSQTNLLGLNASIEAARAGKFGQGFHVVAAEMRKLAGQGAESVKSGVTTVGMIQSNSTRITAEVHTVDQAVTVIANAMTNLSAVSQQVCVLANELDLVTKELNDL; translated from the coding sequence ATGCAACCCAACACTAAAGAAGATATCCTGGCCTCCGTTTTGCGCACTTACCCAATTTTTCTGCAGACCCTCCCCTATAATATCGGCGTAACCATTACTGACCGGGAAAAATACCTGGCCTTTGTGCCGCCTGAAAACCTTAATCTGCAAATCCCGGTAGGCCAGCCGATCCGGGAAGGCAGCTTAGTTGACAGGGCTATGAAGGAACAACGGAAAATTTTTATGAAAGTGGATAAATCAGCCCGTGGCCTGCCTTATATTGGCTGTGCAAACCCGATTATCGACAATGGCGGCGAGGTGGTAGGCGCCTATGCCATCTCCCTGCCTGTCGATAAATATGAAAAGACCCGGGAAATGTCCACCGAACTTCACAGGCAGATGCGCTGCATCGCCGCAACCTGTGAAAACGTGGCTGCCCAGGCCGAAGAAATTGCCGCCGTCATTAAAACACTATTGCAAATAGTTCAGGGTTCACAGACATATGCTAAGAATACGGGAGATTTGTTATTCTCCCTGAAAGAAATTGTCAGTCAGACCAACCTGCTGGGGTTAAATGCCAGTATTGAAGCAGCAAGAGCCGGAAAATTCGGACAAGGGTTTCACGTCGTTGCTGCAGAAATGAGAAAACTTGCCGGCCAGGGAGCTGAATCCGTAAAAAGCGGCGTTACCACCGTCGGTATGATTCAGTCCAACAGCACCAGAATTACAGCTGAGGTGCACACCGTCGACCAGGCCGTAACCGTGATAGCCAATGCCATGACGAACCTGTCTGCCGTTAGCCAGCAAGTTTGTGTGCTGGCTAATGAGTTGGACCTTGTCACCAAAGAATTGAACGATCTCTAA